One region of Acidobacteriota bacterium genomic DNA includes:
- a CDS encoding 2-oxoacid:acceptor oxidoreductase subunit alpha, producing MPTRDLTFAIVGSGGDGVITVGDMMAQAGASEGLHVMEVEAYGPQIRGGESSCTVRLSADPIFAQGDLVQVLVVFNWADFGQFRGEIICGENAVVLYEATDETPRDEIDLGPVEEVQWVPVPFIDLAKEAAGTTLAKNIVTLGLLGELFNLPQDAMKRAIVQKFEKKKKGVLEANIKGFEAGIKHASEIEEAATGMRLQYTPSEPMLLMSGNELSAVAALHAGCRFFAGYPITPSSEVLHLLSELMPKVGGYLVQTEDELSAIGAVIGGSFAGVKSMTATSGPGLALMTEMLGLASMAEIPAVIIDVQRGGPSTGLPTKSEQSDLWQALWGSHGDAPRVVLAPADVEDCFHATVAAFNIAEEAQVPVIVLSDQFVAQRRETLSMLTLDHEVIGRQVPSAGDLRDYKRYRDTKSGVSPMSWPGMKGGEYQTNGLEHAEDGSPTSMHLVHEAMNAKRYRKLRLVRAKYSFYRRYGAEKADVGIICWGSAKGPVKEAVQRAAARGEKVSAFVPQLLYPFPYHEFNEYLKTVDNVIVIELSYSAQFYKYLQTFLQLPEARTFVYKRSGGKNLTVSEVEDKIQKVLEMGALRREVLV from the coding sequence ATGCCGACTCGGGACTTGACGTTCGCGATCGTCGGATCCGGTGGTGACGGAGTCATCACGGTGGGAGACATGATGGCGCAAGCAGGCGCCTCCGAGGGCCTCCACGTGATGGAGGTGGAGGCCTACGGGCCACAGATTCGCGGTGGTGAATCATCCTGTACCGTGCGCCTGAGCGCCGACCCGATATTTGCCCAGGGCGATCTCGTGCAGGTGCTGGTAGTGTTCAACTGGGCGGACTTCGGCCAGTTCCGCGGAGAGATCATCTGCGGGGAGAATGCCGTGGTTCTCTATGAGGCGACCGACGAAACGCCGCGTGACGAGATCGACCTCGGGCCGGTTGAGGAAGTGCAATGGGTGCCAGTGCCGTTCATCGACCTCGCTAAGGAGGCGGCCGGCACCACTCTCGCCAAGAACATCGTCACTCTGGGTCTTTTGGGCGAACTGTTCAATCTGCCGCAGGATGCAATGAAACGGGCCATTGTCCAGAAATTTGAGAAAAAGAAGAAGGGAGTGCTCGAGGCCAACATCAAGGGCTTCGAAGCCGGTATCAAGCATGCTTCCGAGATCGAAGAAGCGGCGACCGGTATGCGGCTCCAGTACACCCCTAGCGAGCCGATGCTCCTGATGTCCGGCAACGAGCTCTCCGCCGTGGCCGCCTTGCACGCTGGCTGCCGGTTCTTCGCCGGCTACCCGATCACTCCGTCCTCCGAGGTGCTCCATCTGCTGTCGGAACTGATGCCGAAAGTTGGTGGATATTTGGTTCAGACCGAGGATGAGCTTTCGGCGATCGGCGCAGTCATCGGCGGCTCCTTCGCCGGCGTCAAATCGATGACCGCGACCTCGGGCCCCGGCCTCGCCCTGATGACCGAGATGCTCGGACTGGCCTCGATGGCCGAAATTCCGGCCGTGATCATCGATGTTCAGCGTGGTGGCCCTTCGACCGGCCTTCCGACCAAGTCCGAGCAGTCGGATCTGTGGCAGGCGTTGTGGGGATCGCACGGTGACGCACCGAGAGTGGTGTTGGCTCCGGCGGATGTCGAGGATTGCTTCCATGCGACGGTAGCTGCGTTCAACATCGCCGAGGAAGCGCAGGTGCCGGTCATCGTGCTGTCGGACCAGTTCGTCGCGCAGCGGCGCGAGACACTTTCGATGCTCACTCTCGACCACGAAGTCATTGGCCGCCAGGTGCCCTCCGCCGGGGACCTGCGAGACTACAAGCGCTACAGGGACACAAAGTCGGGCGTCTCACCGATGTCCTGGCCGGGGATGAAGGGCGGCGAGTACCAGACCAACGGTCTCGAGCACGCCGAGGACGGATCACCGACCTCGATGCATCTCGTCCACGAGGCGATGAATGCGAAACGGTACCGCAAGCTCCGCCTGGTTCGAGCGAAGTACAGCTTCTACCGACGCTATGGCGCAGAAAAGGCGGACGTCGGAATCATCTGTTGGGGCTCTGCCAAGGGCCCGGTCAAGGAAGCGGTGCAGAGGGCGGCGGCGCGAGGGGAGAAGGTCTCCGCATTCGTGCCCCAGCTCCTTTACCCCTTCCCCTACCACGAGTTCAACGAATACCTCAAGACGGTCGACAACGTGATCGTTATCGAGCTTTCGTACTCGGCACAGTTCTACAAATACCTGCAGACCTTCCTCCAGCTTCCCGAAGCGAGGACGTTCGTTTACAAGCGTTCCGGCGGCAAGAATCTGACGGTCTCCGAGGTTGAAGACAAGATCCAGAAAGTGCTGGAGATGGGCGCCCTCCGGCGGGAGGTGTTGGTATGA
- a CDS encoding 2-oxoacid:ferredoxin oxidoreductase subunit beta translates to MSPPTKVELKPGAYKSDLKPVWCPGCGDFGVLNALYRSMAALQIEPWNTVILSGIGCSSRLPGYVTTYGFNGVHGRALTLATGVKMARPELTVIAVGGDGDGLAIGGNHLIHACRRNLDVTYILMDNEIYGLTKGQVAPTTPIGDKTKSTYWGNPEPAFDPCELAISTGATWVGRGFSGDMKGMTELITSAMEHSGFSFLNAMSPCVTWRGDDEFKRLKDIHQKLPEDHDPSKRSEAIKYTREKDVMTTGVLYEVEAPTMIDRVEAIKREAMGDEPAISTKEILKRFYPSF, encoded by the coding sequence ATGAGTCCGCCAACCAAAGTCGAGTTGAAACCTGGTGCCTACAAATCCGACCTCAAACCGGTGTGGTGCCCTGGGTGCGGAGATTTCGGCGTCCTCAACGCCCTTTATCGGTCGATGGCAGCGCTCCAGATCGAACCCTGGAACACGGTGATTCTGTCCGGGATCGGCTGCTCTTCGCGCCTACCGGGGTACGTAACGACCTATGGTTTCAACGGGGTTCACGGTCGCGCGCTGACCCTCGCCACTGGCGTCAAGATGGCTCGGCCCGAGCTTACGGTGATCGCAGTCGGTGGCGATGGCGATGGTCTCGCGATCGGCGGGAATCACCTGATTCACGCCTGCCGGCGCAACCTGGACGTCACCTACATCCTGATGGACAACGAGATATACGGTCTCACCAAGGGGCAGGTGGCGCCGACGACGCCGATCGGTGACAAGACAAAATCGACCTACTGGGGCAACCCGGAGCCAGCGTTCGATCCGTGTGAGCTCGCCATTTCGACCGGCGCGACTTGGGTTGGACGTGGTTTCTCGGGCGATATGAAAGGCATGACCGAACTCATCACCTCGGCGATGGAGCACAGCGGATTCAGCTTCCTCAATGCGATGTCGCCCTGCGTCACTTGGCGCGGCGACGACGAGTTCAAGAGGCTCAAGGATATCCACCAAAAGCTGCCGGAGGATCACGATCCTTCGAAGCGATCCGAAGCGATCAAGTACACCCGCGAAAAGGATGTGATGACCACCGGTGTGCTGTATGAGGTCGAGGCTCCGACGATGATCGACCGGGTCGAGGCTATCAAGCGGGAAGCCATGGGCGATGAACCCGCCATCTCGACCAAGGAGATCTTGAAGAGGTTCTATCCGTCCTTCTGA